Proteins found in one Serratia plymuthica genomic segment:
- a CDS encoding autotransporter outer membrane beta-barrel domain-containing protein, with amino-acid sequence MKQSAGNDKSALAPAWKLNALLCAMLAVGGAQAAPHDVGGNLGDPASWRSDEFNANWGLGAIHADEAYAAGYTGKGQKVGIFDTPVNKHPEFAGDGKLTNVVTEGYRAYTDPHRPGINAGDRFYFDGTFHFYSGSQGLLSNHGVHVAGITAANRDGTGMHGVAFDSQIVSVDNDNDGPAYGEFLGLDGSVTNAGWQAMINNGVRVINNSWGVSIPDFLSDNGKTPDALHFELKDAQEQFDQVKPLLGSLAGAGYQGAIDAARKNILVLFAAGNDGNYNQPDVISGLAYFVPDIAPNWLSVASVAQDAASTNSVPYTLSSFSSRCGYTASFCVSSPGSKIYSTVANGSDPNQLVSDYGNKNGTSMATPHVTGAVAVLLQRFPYMTSAQIADVLKTTATDMGAPGIDALYGWGMINLGKAINGPGMFYTAEDIPQEFRIPDPDGVAYGSTQFVANIPGQGAEVDQGTLHARICDDFHCGWEVYSNNISGHGGLTKEGTGALMLTGANTYAGPTLVNEGLLAINGSVTSAVTVQNAGILGGSGSVGSLTARRGGTVAPGNSIGTLNVANNVSFEPGSRYAVEVAPNGQSDRIHSGGSATIGGGEVAVSLENSPNLLSQSEVRSLLGRQYSILTADQGVSGQFDSVAPNYLFLGTGLSYQPNQVTLNVGRNDTRFASVAKTQNERAVAAAADALVAGNPVYESLLSAGSAGEARQAFRQLSGQIHADIASAQVNDSRYLREALNGRLRQAEGLATSPDIKADEGGAWAQLLGAWDHASGDANATGYQASTYGVLLGLDAALADDGRLGVATGYTRTSLDGGYGSNADSDNYHLAVYGGKQFGELALRAGGAYTWHRIDTSRSVNYGAQSDRETAKYSARTEQVFAEAGYSVKAGWVNLEPFANLAYINFQNNGIAEDGGAAALHGDKQHTDATVSTLGLRADTEWQATKATSVALRSELGWQHQYGDLDRGTGLRFNGGSSPFVVNSVSASRDGAVLKASAEVAVNKNATLSLGYGGLLSQNHQDNSVNAGFTWRF; translated from the coding sequence ATGAAGCAATCTGCAGGAAACGATAAATCGGCATTGGCGCCAGCCTGGAAACTGAACGCCTTGCTGTGCGCAATGTTGGCGGTGGGAGGGGCGCAGGCGGCTCCGCATGACGTGGGCGGCAACCTCGGCGATCCGGCCAGCTGGCGCAGCGATGAATTCAATGCCAACTGGGGGTTGGGCGCGATCCATGCCGATGAGGCCTATGCGGCGGGGTATACCGGCAAAGGGCAAAAGGTGGGGATCTTCGATACCCCGGTGAACAAGCATCCAGAATTTGCCGGCGACGGCAAGCTGACCAACGTGGTGACCGAAGGCTATCGCGCCTATACCGATCCGCATCGGCCGGGGATTAATGCCGGCGATCGTTTTTACTTCGACGGGACCTTCCATTTTTACAGCGGATCGCAAGGGTTGTTGAGTAATCACGGGGTCCATGTGGCGGGTATCACTGCCGCCAATCGTGACGGTACCGGCATGCACGGCGTTGCCTTTGATTCGCAGATCGTCAGCGTGGACAACGACAATGACGGTCCGGCTTACGGCGAGTTCCTCGGGCTGGACGGCAGCGTGACCAACGCAGGTTGGCAGGCGATGATCAACAACGGCGTACGGGTGATCAACAACAGCTGGGGCGTCAGTATTCCCGATTTTCTCTCGGACAATGGCAAAACCCCCGACGCTCTGCATTTTGAGTTAAAAGACGCGCAAGAACAGTTTGATCAGGTTAAACCGCTGCTCGGCAGCCTGGCCGGTGCGGGGTATCAGGGGGCGATCGACGCCGCCCGTAAAAACATTCTGGTGCTGTTTGCCGCCGGTAATGACGGTAACTACAACCAACCGGATGTGATCAGCGGTCTGGCGTATTTTGTGCCGGATATTGCGCCTAACTGGCTGTCGGTTGCCAGCGTCGCGCAAGATGCCGCTTCCACCAATAGCGTGCCTTACACCCTCAGCAGCTTCTCTTCGCGCTGCGGTTATACCGCCAGCTTCTGCGTCTCGTCGCCGGGCAGTAAAATTTACAGCACCGTGGCCAACGGTTCAGATCCGAATCAATTGGTCTCGGACTACGGCAATAAAAACGGCACCTCGATGGCGACGCCGCACGTGACCGGCGCGGTCGCCGTATTGCTGCAGCGTTTCCCGTACATGACATCGGCGCAAATTGCCGACGTGCTGAAAACCACCGCCACCGATATGGGCGCGCCGGGTATCGATGCGCTGTACGGCTGGGGGATGATCAACCTGGGCAAAGCGATTAACGGGCCGGGGATGTTCTATACCGCTGAAGATATTCCGCAGGAGTTCCGTATTCCCGATCCGGACGGTGTGGCCTACGGTTCGACGCAGTTTGTCGCCAATATTCCAGGGCAGGGGGCGGAGGTCGATCAAGGCACGTTGCATGCGCGCATTTGTGATGACTTCCACTGCGGGTGGGAAGTGTACTCAAATAACATTTCCGGCCACGGCGGCCTGACCAAAGAGGGGACGGGCGCGCTGATGCTGACCGGTGCCAATACCTACGCCGGCCCGACGCTGGTTAACGAGGGTCTGCTGGCAATCAACGGTTCGGTTACCTCGGCGGTGACGGTGCAGAACGCCGGTATTCTGGGCGGCTCCGGCAGCGTCGGTTCGCTGACCGCTCGCCGTGGCGGCACCGTGGCGCCGGGCAACTCGATCGGCACGCTCAACGTGGCCAACAACGTCAGCTTCGAGCCGGGTTCGCGCTATGCGGTGGAAGTCGCGCCGAACGGCCAGAGCGATCGGATCCACAGCGGCGGATCGGCGACGATCGGCGGCGGTGAGGTGGCGGTCTCGCTGGAGAACAGCCCTAATCTGTTATCGCAGAGCGAAGTGCGCAGCCTGCTCGGCCGGCAGTACAGCATTCTGACGGCGGATCAGGGCGTCAGCGGGCAGTTTGACTCGGTGGCACCGAATTATCTGTTCCTGGGCACCGGGCTGAGTTATCAGCCTAATCAGGTGACGCTGAACGTGGGCCGCAACGACACCCGTTTCGCCAGCGTGGCGAAAACGCAGAACGAGCGTGCGGTGGCGGCGGCGGCGGATGCGCTGGTGGCGGGTAACCCGGTGTACGAGAGCCTCCTCAGCGCCGGTTCGGCGGGGGAAGCGCGGCAGGCGTTCCGTCAGCTGTCGGGGCAGATCCACGCGGATATCGCCTCGGCGCAGGTCAACGACAGCCGCTACCTGCGTGAGGCGCTCAACGGCCGCCTGCGGCAGGCGGAAGGGCTGGCGACCTCGCCGGACATCAAGGCCGATGAAGGCGGTGCCTGGGCGCAGCTGCTGGGCGCCTGGGACCACGCATCGGGGGATGCCAACGCCACCGGCTACCAGGCCTCGACCTACGGTGTGCTGCTGGGGCTGGACGCGGCGCTGGCTGACGACGGGCGGTTAGGGGTTGCGACCGGCTATACCCGCACCTCGCTGGACGGCGGTTACGGTTCGAACGCCGACAGCGACAACTATCACCTGGCGGTGTACGGCGGCAAGCAGTTCGGCGAGCTGGCGCTGCGCGCCGGCGGCGCCTACACCTGGCACCGCATCGATACCTCGCGCTCGGTCAATTACGGCGCGCAGTCGGACCGCGAAACCGCGAAGTACAGTGCGCGTACTGAGCAGGTGTTCGCCGAAGCGGGTTACAGCGTGAAGGCCGGTTGGGTGAACCTGGAGCCGTTCGCCAACCTGGCGTACATCAACTTCCAGAACAACGGCATCGCTGAAGACGGCGGTGCGGCGGCGCTGCATGGCGACAAACAGCACACCGACGCCACCGTCTCGACGTTGGGACTGCGCGCCGATACCGAGTGGCAGGCGACGAAAGCCACCTCGGTGGCGCTGCGCAGCGAACTGGGTTGGCAGCATCAGTACGGCGATCTGGATCGCGGCACCGGGTTGCGCTTCAACGGCGGCAGCTCGCCGTTCGTGGTGAACAGCGTGTCGGCATCGCGTGACGGTGCGGTGCTGAAGGCCAGCGCGGAAGTGGCGGTGAACAAAAACGCCACGCTGTCGCTGGGTTATGGCGGCCTGCTGTCGCAAAACCATCAGGACAACAGCGTCAACGCCGGTTTTACCTGGCGTTTTTAA
- a CDS encoding helix-turn-helix domain-containing protein: protein MDNNHQKFDSLSIANRVRELFLHYGIGKRQHAKELSRILDLSFSHAHRKLKGQSPWTLEQINSVAAALGETPAAIADMGAEQEAAAQTMAQDAIFFVAGAEIACVGHIGDELPAGRQAEFVALKPDQQWQIYRADDAPLGKRFWVELIEIRPSHTDDERLSIAVLDDSHQAADELAKYLDGRGFTAVAFYDVGSFCQALQQSLFDGYVVDWLIGEETADKCIEAIRNSDNPDAPVLVLTGQLGTDQRESEIAKAMRDYDVLGPYEKPVRLHVIEAALLRCFNL, encoded by the coding sequence ATGGATAACAATCACCAAAAATTCGATTCGTTGTCGATTGCAAACCGGGTCAGGGAACTGTTTTTGCATTACGGCATTGGTAAGCGGCAGCATGCAAAAGAGCTTAGCCGTATTCTGGATCTGAGTTTTTCACATGCGCATCGAAAACTGAAAGGGCAAAGCCCCTGGACGCTGGAACAGATTAACAGCGTAGCTGCTGCATTGGGTGAAACGCCGGCGGCTATCGCGGACATGGGCGCCGAACAGGAGGCAGCGGCGCAAACTATGGCGCAGGATGCCATCTTTTTTGTGGCGGGTGCGGAAATTGCCTGTGTCGGCCATATCGGCGATGAACTGCCGGCTGGGCGGCAGGCGGAGTTCGTGGCGCTGAAGCCGGACCAGCAATGGCAGATTTATCGCGCGGACGATGCGCCGTTGGGTAAACGCTTTTGGGTTGAATTGATAGAGATCCGCCCGAGCCATACCGATGATGAGCGTTTGAGCATTGCGGTGCTGGATGATTCGCACCAGGCGGCGGATGAGCTGGCAAAATACCTCGATGGCCGCGGTTTCACGGCGGTGGCATTCTACGACGTCGGCAGTTTTTGCCAGGCGCTGCAACAAAGCCTGTTCGACGGTTATGTGGTCGACTGGCTGATCGGCGAGGAAACGGCGGATAAATGCATTGAAGCCATCCGCAACTCCGACAACCCGGATGCGCCGGTACTGGTGCTGACCGGCCAGTTGGGCACCGATCAGCGCGAGTCGGAAATCGCCAAAGCGATGCGTGACTATGACGTGCTCGGCCCCTATGAAAAGCCAGTGCGGCTTCACGTCATCGAAGCTGCCCTGTTGCGGTGCTTTAATCTTTAG
- a CDS encoding ATP-binding response regulator, with protein sequence MKLKGFKSGSRLAIPAIFAALFLVASTVTLYYYSATLSKKGLYAIAGTQENYSWSIAKFAIKLAEFETLVEQQKNAPRVDSEDLRLKFEILYSRFYVLETVSESTQPLYAEPGYPEVVTQMRRQMDRIDTLLDSPTIDFTHISQAMKQIKPYSIEMANLTDHAEVKQRTVAYEDYIEKRHIIFYGLVIVMFSVIALIAITLIVLRQQRLTIRQQAKAIEAEKATRSKNAFLGAIGHELRTSLQSIMSAIDVLMNTKVSAEHADTFQRLETAAQQVESQMKDLTDYAHLDSGMMELRIVPFDAQGLIEETANEITRLSQKDRVTLLCEVECGHQQIHSDPLRIRQIIVNLLTNAYKYTENGTITLHSCLRRQPTGSSLIIEVTDTGIGIEKEMLDQIFKPFTQLDQSHTRQYGGVGMGLAIVHGLVTLLNGTITVYSEIKKGSTFIVSIPVEIGDEEESAATPAQHHGLTQKQQHILVVDDNKSVSDAFAALLDKLGYRHELCNSPERALQKLFRRPYDALLLDLQMPGIDGAALAKQLRSRRGPNRQVPIIGISAYPSEQLSAEQRALFDNYLMKPVRLDALSNALASLFTAKD encoded by the coding sequence ATGAAGCTTAAAGGATTTAAAAGCGGCAGCAGGCTGGCGATCCCCGCGATTTTTGCCGCGCTTTTTTTGGTTGCCTCTACGGTAACGCTGTATTACTACAGCGCCACCCTGTCAAAGAAAGGGCTGTATGCCATTGCCGGCACTCAGGAAAATTACTCTTGGTCGATCGCAAAATTCGCCATCAAGCTGGCTGAATTTGAAACCCTGGTAGAACAACAGAAAAATGCGCCGCGGGTGGATAGCGAAGATCTCAGGCTTAAATTTGAAATCCTGTACTCACGCTTTTACGTGCTGGAAACGGTGTCCGAATCCACGCAGCCGCTGTATGCCGAGCCGGGTTATCCTGAAGTGGTCACCCAAATGCGCCGGCAAATGGATCGGATCGATACGTTGCTGGATAGCCCGACGATTGACTTCACCCACATTTCTCAGGCCATGAAGCAAATCAAGCCCTACTCGATTGAGATGGCCAACCTGACCGATCACGCAGAAGTGAAGCAGCGTACTGTCGCCTATGAAGACTATATCGAAAAGCGACACATCATTTTTTATGGCCTGGTGATCGTCATGTTCTCGGTGATCGCGCTGATTGCCATCACCCTGATTGTGTTGCGCCAGCAGCGCCTGACCATCCGGCAGCAGGCCAAAGCGATTGAGGCGGAGAAAGCCACACGCAGCAAAAATGCCTTTCTCGGCGCCATCGGCCATGAGTTGCGTACCTCGCTGCAAAGCATCATGTCCGCCATTGACGTGTTGATGAATACTAAAGTGTCGGCCGAACATGCGGACACCTTCCAGCGGCTGGAAACCGCCGCGCAGCAGGTTGAGAGCCAGATGAAGGACCTGACCGATTATGCTCACCTGGACAGCGGCATGATGGAGCTGCGCATAGTGCCGTTCGACGCCCAAGGGTTGATCGAGGAAACGGCGAATGAAATCACCAGGCTGAGCCAGAAAGATCGGGTTACGCTACTGTGCGAGGTTGAGTGCGGCCACCAGCAAATACATTCCGATCCGCTGCGTATCAGGCAGATTATCGTCAACCTGCTGACCAACGCCTACAAATACACCGAAAACGGCACCATCACGCTGCACAGTTGCCTGCGGCGGCAACCTACCGGCAGTTCGCTGATTATCGAGGTCACCGACACCGGTATCGGCATCGAAAAAGAGATGCTCGACCAGATATTCAAACCCTTTACCCAGCTTGATCAGTCGCACACCCGGCAGTATGGCGGCGTCGGTATGGGGTTGGCGATTGTGCATGGGTTGGTGACGCTGCTCAACGGCACCATTACCGTCTACAGCGAAATCAAGAAAGGCAGCACCTTTATCGTCAGCATCCCTGTCGAGATCGGCGATGAAGAGGAATCGGCCGCAACACCGGCGCAGCACCACGGCCTGACGCAGAAGCAGCAGCATATTCTGGTGGTGGATGACAATAAGTCGGTAAGCGACGCCTTTGCGGCTCTGTTGGACAAACTGGGTTACCGGCACGAGCTGTGCAATTCGCCTGAACGGGCGCTGCAAAAGCTGTTCCGGCGCCCTTACGACGCGCTGCTGCTGGACCTGCAAATGCCCGGCATCGATGGCGCCGCGCTGGCCAAACAGTTGCGTAGCCGCCGCGGCCCCAACCGCCAGGTGCCGATTATCGGCATCAGCGCCTACCCCTCGGAACAACTGTCTGCCGAACAACGGGCGCTGTTCGATAACTATTTAATGAAGCCGGTGCGGTTGGACGCGCTGTCCAACGCATTGGCCTCGCTGTTCACCGCTAAAGATTAA
- a CDS encoding molybdopterin-dependent oxidoreductase has translation MLFTFFKNAAWAFFALVIVQSSALSFTLEVTGNIENATDPAKKSYLFTDKQLLAMPVHSITTSTSWTPQRKFEGVAVADILARVGAKGSTLTFYALNDYYIDVPLSDVEKYHIILAYKMDGEMLKIRNFGPLFLVYPRDAAGPELNSPLYNSRFIWQVDRIAIK, from the coding sequence ATGCTGTTCACTTTTTTTAAAAACGCCGCGTGGGCATTTTTTGCGCTGGTCATCGTTCAATCCAGCGCGCTAAGTTTCACTCTGGAAGTGACAGGCAATATCGAAAATGCCACCGACCCGGCAAAAAAAAGCTATCTGTTTACCGATAAGCAACTGTTGGCAATGCCGGTGCACAGCATCACCACCTCAACCTCCTGGACGCCGCAAAGAAAATTCGAAGGGGTGGCCGTGGCGGATATTCTGGCGCGCGTGGGGGCCAAAGGCAGCACGCTGACGTTTTATGCGCTGAACGATTATTACATCGACGTGCCGCTGTCCGACGTCGAGAAATACCATATAATTTTGGCCTACAAGATGGACGGCGAAATGCTGAAGATCAGAAACTTCGGACCGCTGTTTTTGGTTTATCCAAGGGATGCCGCAGGGCCTGAGTTAAATTCCCCACTCTACAACTCGCGCTTTATCTGGCAAGTGGACAGGATTGCAATTAAATGA
- a CDS encoding DinB family protein, producing MSVVTNNSLLSETAVQTAPMASALNTLKMLVRYKAWADALTFSNVRSLPEGEALKQRPTRFGNMVHTLNHIYVVDDIFRHHLQGKKHGYTARNTEHTPALEDLWQAVQEMDRWYVDLVDTWSNEDLTKAVHFEFVGGGEGVMTQEEIVLHLVNHATYHRGFVGDMMYQVPFTPPSNDLPVFIRDHFNPAR from the coding sequence ATGTCAGTGGTTACGAATAACTCGCTTCTCAGTGAAACTGCCGTTCAGACTGCGCCGATGGCCTCGGCCCTCAACACGTTGAAAATGCTGGTGCGTTACAAAGCCTGGGCGGATGCATTGACGTTCAGCAACGTCAGGTCGTTGCCGGAGGGCGAAGCCCTGAAACAGCGCCCGACGCGGTTTGGCAATATGGTGCATACCTTGAACCATATCTACGTGGTAGACGATATTTTCAGGCACCATCTGCAGGGGAAAAAACACGGCTATACCGCGCGCAATACCGAGCATACGCCGGCGCTAGAGGATTTGTGGCAGGCGGTGCAGGAAATGGACCGTTGGTATGTCGATCTGGTGGATACCTGGTCAAACGAGGATCTGACGAAGGCCGTCCATTTCGAGTTTGTCGGTGGGGGTGAAGGCGTGATGACGCAGGAAGAAATCGTGCTGCACCTGGTGAATCACGCTACCTATCACCGCGGCTTTGTCGGCGACATGATGTATCAGGTGCCCTTCACGCCGCCGTCAAACGACCTGCCGGTGTTTATCAGGGATCATTTCAACCCGGCCCGTTAA
- the gorA gene encoding glutathione-disulfide reductase: MTKHYDYLAIGGGSGGIASINRAAMYGQKCALIEAKELGGTCVNVGCVPKKVMWHAAQIAEAIHLYGPDYGFDTTVNAFDWKKLVANRTAYIDRIHNSYDNVLGKNKVDVIKGFARFIDAHTVEVNGEKITADHILIATGGRPSHPDIPGAEYGIDSDGFFELDAMPKRVAVVGAGYIAVEIAGVMNALGAETHLFVRKHAPLRTFDPMIVETLVEVMNTEGPSLHTESVPKAIVKNADGSLTLQLENGKEFTVDSLVWAIGREPATDNLNLSVTGVKTNENGYIDVDKYQNTSVKGIYAVGDNTGAVELTPVAVAAGRRLSERLFNNKPEEHLDYSNIATVVFSHPPIGTIGLTEPEAIEKFGADSVKVYKSSFTAMYSAVTQHRQPCRMKLVCVGKEEKIVGLHGIGLGMDEILQGFAVAIKMGATKKDFDNTVAIHPTAAEEFVTMR, translated from the coding sequence ATGACCAAACATTACGATTATCTAGCAATTGGCGGCGGCAGCGGCGGCATCGCATCGATCAACCGGGCAGCCATGTACGGCCAGAAATGCGCGCTGATTGAAGCCAAGGAACTGGGCGGCACCTGCGTAAACGTGGGTTGTGTACCGAAAAAAGTCATGTGGCACGCGGCGCAGATCGCCGAAGCCATCCACCTGTACGGCCCGGATTACGGCTTCGATACTACCGTCAACGCCTTCGACTGGAAGAAGCTGGTCGCCAACCGCACCGCCTATATCGACCGTATCCATAATTCCTACGACAACGTGCTGGGCAAAAACAAAGTCGACGTGATTAAAGGTTTCGCGCGCTTTATCGACGCCCACACGGTGGAAGTGAACGGCGAGAAGATCACCGCCGACCATATCCTGATCGCCACCGGCGGCCGCCCGAGCCACCCTGACATTCCAGGCGCCGAATACGGCATCGACTCAGACGGTTTCTTCGAGCTGGACGCAATGCCAAAACGCGTTGCGGTGGTCGGCGCGGGCTATATCGCGGTGGAGATCGCCGGCGTGATGAACGCGCTGGGGGCCGAAACCCACCTGTTCGTGCGTAAACACGCACCGCTGCGCACCTTCGATCCGATGATTGTCGAGACCCTGGTGGAAGTGATGAACACCGAAGGGCCAAGCCTGCACACCGAATCTGTGCCGAAAGCCATCGTCAAGAACGCCGACGGCAGCCTGACGCTGCAACTGGAAAACGGCAAGGAATTCACCGTCGACAGCCTGGTGTGGGCGATTGGCCGCGAACCGGCGACCGATAACCTGAACCTGAGCGTAACCGGGGTGAAAACCAACGAAAATGGCTATATCGACGTCGATAAATACCAGAACACCAGCGTAAAAGGCATTTACGCGGTGGGCGACAACACCGGAGCGGTTGAACTGACCCCGGTCGCGGTCGCCGCCGGCCGTCGTCTGTCCGAACGCCTGTTCAACAACAAGCCGGAAGAACACCTGGATTACAGCAACATCGCCACCGTGGTGTTCAGCCACCCGCCGATCGGCACTATCGGCCTGACCGAGCCGGAAGCTATCGAGAAATTCGGCGCCGACAGCGTGAAAGTGTATAAGTCTTCCTTCACCGCCATGTACAGCGCCGTAACGCAGCACCGCCAACCGTGCCGCATGAAGCTGGTGTGCGTGGGTAAAGAAGAGAAGATCGTCGGCCTGCACGGCATCGGCCTGGGCATGGACGAGATCCTGCAAGGTTTCGCCGTCGCCATCAAGATGGGCGCCACCAAGAAGGACTTCGACAACACCGTGGCGATCCACCCGACCGCAGCGGAAGAGTTCGTTACCATGCGTTGA
- a CDS encoding 23S rRNA (adenine(2030)-N(6))-methyltransferase RlmJ, with amino-acid sequence MLSYRHSFHAGNHADVLKHTVQSLIIESLKEKDKPFLYLDTHSGAGRYQLSGEHAERTGEYLEGIGLLWQRDDLPEELAAYMSVIRNFNRTDKLRYYPGSPLIARQLLRPQDKIHLTELHPSDFPLLRSEFQKDERAKVQRADGYQQLKSQLPPLSRRGLILMDPPYEMKTDYQDVIKGLQEGYKRFATGTYALWYPVVMRQQIKRMLKELEATGIRNILQIELAVRPDSDQRGMTASGMIVINPPWKLEQQMKNVLPWLHKTLVPSGNGHHLINWVVPE; translated from the coding sequence ATGTTAAGTTACCGCCACAGTTTTCACGCCGGCAACCACGCCGACGTGCTCAAGCACACCGTTCAGAGCCTGATCATTGAATCGCTGAAAGAAAAAGATAAACCTTTCCTGTACCTGGATACCCACTCCGGCGCAGGGCGCTATCAGCTGAGCGGTGAGCACGCCGAACGCACCGGGGAATACCTGGAAGGCATCGGCCTGCTGTGGCAACGTGACGATCTGCCGGAAGAGCTGGCGGCTTACATGAGCGTGATACGCAACTTTAACCGCACCGACAAGCTGCGTTACTACCCTGGCTCGCCACTGATTGCCCGTCAGTTGTTGCGCCCGCAGGATAAAATCCACCTGACCGAGCTGCACCCGAGCGATTTCCCGCTGCTGCGCAGCGAATTCCAGAAAGACGAACGCGCCAAGGTGCAACGTGCCGACGGCTACCAGCAACTGAAATCCCAGTTGCCGCCCCTGTCGCGCCGTGGGCTGATCCTGATGGACCCGCCGTACGAGATGAAAACCGATTATCAGGACGTGATCAAAGGCTTGCAGGAAGGTTACAAACGCTTTGCCACCGGCACTTACGCGCTGTGGTATCCGGTGGTGATGCGCCAGCAGATCAAACGCATGCTCAAAGAGCTGGAAGCCACCGGCATCCGCAATATTCTGCAGATCGAACTGGCGGTAAGACCCGACAGCGATCAGCGCGGCATGACCGCCTCCGGCATGATCGTGATTAACCCGCCGTGGAAGCTGGAACAGCAGATGAAGAACGTGCTGCCGTGGCTGCACAAGACGCTGGTGCCGTCGGGCAATGGCCACCATTTGATCAACTGGGTGGTGCCGGAATAA
- a CDS encoding ASCH domain-containing protein yields the protein MSENAILDRYPDAARWAFGDGPELANELLQLVLSGDKTATCGSYASYRQEKSPMLGDYNVILDGRGEPACVLRTLSLRLIRYCDVTAEMAAKEGEGDKSLAFWRQGHRAFFTREGSFAPDMWLVFEEFELVETL from the coding sequence ATGAGCGAAAACGCGATTTTGGACCGCTACCCCGACGCTGCGCGTTGGGCATTCGGCGATGGGCCCGAATTGGCCAATGAACTGCTGCAGCTGGTGCTGAGCGGGGATAAAACGGCGACCTGCGGTTCTTATGCCAGTTACCGGCAAGAGAAGTCGCCTATGCTGGGCGATTATAACGTCATCCTCGATGGGCGCGGGGAACCCGCCTGCGTGCTTCGAACGCTCTCCCTGCGGTTGATCCGCTACTGTGACGTCACCGCCGAGATGGCGGCCAAAGAGGGGGAAGGGGATAAAAGCCTGGCGTTCTGGCGGCAGGGGCACCGGGCGTTTTTCACCCGTGAAGGCAGCTTCGCACCGGATATGTGGCTGGTGTTTGAAGAGTTTGAATTGGTCGAAACGCTGTGA
- a CDS encoding HIT family protein produces the protein MSCIFCDMVAGNVPCHKIWEDDAHMAFLSIYPNTEGFSVVIPKAHFDSYAFALPDAALSELMLATKRVAQLLDRAFDDVGRCGMVFEGFGVDHVHAKLIPMHGTAGLAQWQPIESKSSKFFDRYEGYLSSHDAARVDDGHLAALAAKIRQSTL, from the coding sequence ATGAGCTGCATCTTTTGCGACATGGTGGCGGGCAACGTGCCGTGCCATAAAATCTGGGAGGACGACGCCCATATGGCGTTCCTGTCCATCTACCCCAATACCGAAGGCTTCAGCGTGGTGATCCCCAAGGCGCACTTTGACAGCTACGCCTTTGCGCTGCCGGACGCGGCGCTCAGCGAATTGATGCTGGCGACCAAACGGGTGGCGCAATTGCTCGACCGGGCGTTTGACGACGTGGGCCGCTGCGGCATGGTGTTCGAGGGTTTTGGCGTCGATCACGTGCATGCCAAACTGATCCCGATGCACGGCACCGCCGGGCTGGCTCAATGGCAGCCGATAGAGTCCAAATCGAGCAAGTTTTTCGATCGCTACGAGGGCTATCTGTCTTCGCACGATGCCGCGCGCGTCGACGATGGGCATCTGGCCGCGCTGGCGGCGAAAATCCGCCAGAGCACCCTTTAA